The proteins below come from a single Juglans regia cultivar Chandler chromosome 12, Walnut 2.0, whole genome shotgun sequence genomic window:
- the LOC109013909 gene encoding methyl-CpG-binding domain-containing protein 11-like — MEKEAQVGAGAQDDVLSVELPAPPSWKKLFFPKKGGTPRKNEIVFITPTGEEINNKKQLEQYLKSHTGNPAISEFDWGTGETPRRSARISEKVKATPPSEGESPRKRGRKSLGIKKDSKEMEAAPEETEGTKGIHMQDVEVDEKEDAEAGKEKDVSKETSVEDGDKIQKEDGDKLQIDTEEGKDGHASAQAPSADKTQAEDNIKQQDVAATAANENFAGETVATEATKNTKNEMENNVEKENGTSDKKQDNTDTVDVEANGGAKQDNPHGIESASKVEIKENQALSENNVEAEKAKENDREVIENGKVNQVGPADAPQRPSPSQVNC, encoded by the exons ATGGAGAAGGAGGCACAAGTTGGAGCTGGAGCGCAAGATGATGTTCTTTCGGTGGAGCTCCCAGCCCCTCCTTCTTGGAAGAaattg TTCTTCCCCAAGAAAGGAGGTACACCAAGGAAGAATGAGATTGTGTTCATTACTCCTACTGGAGAGGAGATCAATAACAAAAAACAACTGGAGCAGTACCTAAAATCACACACTGGTAATCCTGCAATATCAGAGTTTGATTGGGGTACTGGTGAGACCCCTAGGAGATCTGCAAGAATCAGTGAAAAGGTCAAGGCAACTCCACCATCAGAGGGTGAGTCCCCGAGGAAACGTGGCCGAAAATCATTGGGGATAAAGAAGGACAGCAAAGAAATGGAAGCTGCTCCTGAAGAAACTGAAGGTACAAAGGGAATTCATATGCAAGATGTGGAGGTAGATGAGAAAGAAGATGCAGAAGCTGGGAAGGAGAAAGATGTTTCCAAGGAAACTTCAGTCGAGGATGGagataaaatacaaaaagaggaTGGAGATAAACTCCAAATTGATACTGAGGAAGGCAAGGATGGGCATGCTTCTGCCCAAGCTCCCAGTGCGGATAAAACCCAAGCCGAGGATAATATTAAACAGCAAGATGTTGCAGCAACAGCAGCCAATGAAAACTTTGCTGGAGAAACTGTGGCTACTGAGGcaactaaaaatactaaaaatgaGATGGAAAACAATGTGGAGAAAGAAAATGGTACAAGTGACAAGAAACAGGATAACACAGATACTGTGGATGTAGAAGCGAATGGGGGAGCCAAGCAAGATAATCCCCATGGAATCGAATCTGCATCCAAGGTAGAGATCAAAGAGAACCAAGCTTTGTCCGAGAACAATGTGGAGGCCGAGAAAGCGAAGGAAAATGACAGGGAGGTGATCGAAAATGGTAAGGTTAACCAAGTGGGGCCTGCTGATGCGCCCCAACGACCATCTCCCTCCCAAGTGAACTGCTGA
- the LOC109013908 gene encoding G-type lectin S-receptor-like serine/threonine-protein kinase SD2-5 codes for MQFQKFMGFSQFITLCLCFLLVFENCAASNQHVGQIHPGFQASHSQWEENNGLFLLSNNSAFALGFYTALDVELFVLVIIHRGSSKVIWTANRGLLVNNFDKFVFNENGNVFLKKGDRVVWSTDTTGVKVRAMELQDSGNLVLLAENGSILWQSFSHPTDTLLPGQVFQEGMKLKSFPNRNNLSHYLEIKSGDMVLYAGYETPQLYWSITNDSRKNNNNVTSTGGVHSVSLEFNSWNFYDQNGVLLWQLVFSDNNGTDALWAAVLGSDGSMSFYNLHKGKSVTPEATKIPGNPCSIPEPCDPYYVCYFDNWCQCPSPLKSQFQCKPQTVSTCNSSKSSVELLYVGERLTYFALGFVQPLLKSNINACQEACLSSCSCLVLFFERTSGRCFLFDQIGSLQRSGEVSPGYISYIKVPGRGNGGPSPASREERKHILSVIVIVLATIFAILSLLYVGYWYHRKKKGLLEQPQDNLEDDNFLDGLSGAPVRFTYSYLSRATKNFTTKVGAGGFGSVYLGVLPDGIRLAVKKLEGIGQGKKEFRAEVSIIGSIHHVHLVKLRGFCAEGTHRLLVYEYMGNGSLDKWIFENNEGNPLLDWDTRFNIALGTAKGLAYLHEECEVKIVHCDIKPENVLLDDNYTAKVSDFGLAKLMNREQSHVYTTLRGTRGYLAPEWITNYAISEKSDVYSYGMVLLEIIGGRKNYNTGYCSEKAYFPTYASKMLEEGKLKEIFDSKLEIDMQDERVSTAIKVALWCIQEEMHLRPPMTKVVQMLEGLCTVPLPPISSQVSSHSSFLKWSSDEATSSGLIDSNSKLTMSDVRLSGPR; via the coding sequence ATGCAGTTCCAGAAATTTATGGGGTTTTCCCAATTCATAACTTTGTGTCTCTGTTTCCTCCTTGTGTTTGAGAACTGCGCCGCCAGCAATCAACATGTTGGTCAGATTCATCCTGGATTCCAGGCATCTCATAGCCAATGGGAAGAAAATAATGGGCTATTTCTGTTATCCAACAATTCGGCATTCGCTTTGGGCTTTTACACTGCCCTGGATGTCGAATTGTTTGTGTTAGTAATCATTCACCGGGGTAGTTCCAAAGTAATTTGGACTGCTAATAGAGGCTTACTGGTTAACAATTTTGACAAGTTTGTCTTCAACGAAAATGGGAATGTGTTTTTGAAAAAGGGGGACCGTGTGGTTTGGTCTACAGACACAACAGGGGTAAAGGTTAGAGCCATGGAGTTGCAGGACTCAGGAAACTTGGTATTGCTTGCCGAGAATGGAAGTATTCTTTGGCAGAGTTTTAGCCATCCCACTGATACCCTTTTACCTGGACAGGTGTTCCAGGAAGGAATGAAACTTAAAAGCTTTCCCAACCGCAATAACTTGTCTCATTATCTTGAAATCAAGTCAGGTGATATGGTCTTGTATGCCGGTTATGAAACTCCACAACTATATTGGTCCATAACAAACGATAGCCGGAAAAACAATAACAATGTCACCAGCACCGGCGGCGTCCATTCTGTCTCTCTGGAGTTCAATTCATGGAACTTCTATGATCAAAATGGGGTTTTGCTTTGGCAACTTGTCTTCTCTGATAATAATGGTACCGATGCCTTGTGGGCTGCTGTTTTAGGCTCTGATGGCTCAATGTCATTCTATAACCTTCACAAGGGAAAGAGTGTCACTCCCGAGGCAACTAAGATACCTGGAAATCCCTGCAGTATTCCAGAGCCTTGTGATCCCTATTATGTGTGCTACTTTGACAACTGGTGCCAGTGCCCTTCGCCTCTCAAGTCCCAATTTCAATGCAAACCTCAGACTGTCTCGACCTGTAATAGCTCCAAAAGTTCAGTAGAGCTTTTATACGTTGGTGAGAGGCTTACATATTTTGCACTTGGATTTGTTCAACCCCTTCTGAAATCCAATATAAATGCATGCCAAGAAGCTTGCCTTTCAAGCTGCTCTTGCCTTGTGCTGTTCTTCGAAAGAACTTCTGGGAGATGCTTTCTTTTTGACCAGATAGGGAGTTTGCAACGCTCTGGTGAAGTTTCTCCTGGTTATATTTCATACATAAAGGTCCCAGGTCGTGGCAATGGTGGACCGAGTCCTGCAAGCAGAGAGGAAAGGAAGCACATTTTATCAGTCATAGTAATCGTTCTTGCAACCATATTTGCTATTCTTAGTCTACTTTATGTAGGATACTGGTATCACCGCAAAAAGAAGGGATTGCTGGAACAGCCTCAAGACAACCTGGAAGATGACAATTTCTTGGATGGTCTTTCCGGGGCACCGGTTCGTTTTACTTACAGTTATCTGAGTCGAGCAACCAAGAACTTCACCACAAAGGTTGGTGCAGGCGGGTTTGGCTCAGTCTACCTTGGTGTGCTGCCAGATGGTATCCGCTTGGCAGTGAAAAAATTGGAGGGCATTGGGCAGGGGAAGAAAGAATTCAGAGCTGAAGTCTCAATTATAGGGAGTATCCATCATGTCCATCTGGTGAAGCTCAGAGGATTCTGTGCTGAGGGCACTCACCGGCTTCTTGTCTACGAATACATGGGTAACGGATCCTTAGATAAATGGATCTTTGAGAACAATGAAGGTAATCCCTTGTTGGATTGGGATACGAGATTCAACATTGCATTGGGTACTGCAAAGGGATTAGCTTATCTTCACGAGGAGTGTGAAGTGAAGATTGTGCATTGCGATATAAAACCTGAAAATGTTCTTCTCGACGACAATTACACTGCCAAAGTATCTGACTTTGGTTTGGCCAAGCTAATGAACCGGGAACAGAGCCATGTTTACACAACGCTAAGGGGTACAAGAGGTTACCTTGCACCCGAATGGATCACAAACTATGCCATATCCGAGAAGAGTGATGTTTACAGCTATGGCATGGTCTTGCTTGAGATCATTGGAGGGAGGAAGAATTATAATACAGGATATTGTTCGGAGAAAGCCTATTTTCCCACTTATGCCTCCaagatgttagaagaaggaaagcTGAAAGAAATCTTTGATTCTAAGCTGGAGATTGATATGCAGGATGAAAGGGTTTCCACAGCAATCAAAGTGGCATTGTGGTGTATACAGGAGGAAATGCATTTGAGGCCACCGATGACTAAAGTAGTCCAAATGCTTGAAGGCCTTTGTACTGTGCCTTTGCCTCCAATCTCCTCCCAAGTCAGTTCTCACTCAAGTTTCCTCAAATGGAGCAGTGACGAGGCTACTTCATCAGGACTGATCGATTCGAACAGTAAGTTAACCATGTCAGATGTTCGGCTATCAGGCCCAAGATAA
- the LOC109013910 gene encoding glucan endo-1,3-beta-glucosidase 14-like: MAFSPLWLSFFLVFSIATINAALTAQAFTGTYGINYGRIADNLPSPESVVTLLKAAKIKNVRIYDANHEVLTAFNGSGIEIVVGLGGEFLIEMSVNEDRAMSWIKENVQPFLPGTSIRGIAVGNEILANKDRQDLWEVLLPAAKNVYNALDKLDLTKVVQVQSPHSQGVFANSFPPSSCIFKEDIVPYMKPLLQFFSQIGSPFFINAYPFLAYMSDPEHIDLKYALFQSNRGIYDAKTKLHYDNMFDAQIDAAYAALEKAGFGKMEIIVSETGWPSRGDESEAGASEKNARTYNSNLRKRLAKKKGTPYRRKIPVKAYVFALFNENLKPGGTSERNFGLFKADGSIAYDIGFTGLKSSSAASSLLSFKGIGSSYMLVFASCAAILLLIF, translated from the exons ATGGCGTTCTCTCCTTTATGGCTTTCGTTTTTTCTTGTCTTCTCTATCGCAACTATCAATG CAGCTTTGACAGCACAAGCATTCACGGGGACGTATGGAATAAACTATGGCAGAATAGCAGACAACTTACCTTCACCGGAAAGTGTGGTGACACTTCTCAAAGCTGCAAAGATTAAAAACGTAAGAATCTATGACGCTAATCATGAAGTCCTCACAGCCTTCAACGGATCTGGTATAGAGATAGTGGTTGGACTCGGCGGCGAGTTTCTGATAGAGATGAGTGTAAACGAGGATCGTGCAATGAGttggataaaagaaaatgtgcaGCCTTTCCTTCCTGGTACTTCTATACGTGGAATTGCAGTCGGGAATGAGATCTTAGCGAATAAAGATCGTCAAGATCTCTGGGAGGTGTTGCTGCCTGCTGCAAAAAATGTTTACAATGCCCTTGATAAGTTGGACTTGACCAAGGTTGTTCAAGTACAAAGCCCACATTCACAGGGTGTGTTTGCTAATTCCTTCCCTCCATCTTCGTGCATTTTCAAGGAAGATATTGTTCCATACATGAAGCCACTTCTGCAGTTCTTCTCGCAGATTGGTtctccatttttcataaatGCGTATCCATTCCTGGCATATATGAGTGATCCTGAGCATATTGACCTCAAATATGCTCTCTTCCAATCAAATCGTGGAATTTATGATGCAAAGACTAAGTTACATTATGATAACATGTTCGATGCCCAGATTGATGCGGCTTATGCTGCTTTAGAAAAAGCTGGGTTTGGCAAGATGGAGATCATAGTTTCTGAAACTGGTTGGCCTTCTCGTGGAGATGAGAGTGAAGCAGGTGCCTCAGAGAAAAATGCAAGAACTTACAACAGTAATTTGCGCAAACGGCTAGCCAAAAAGAAGGGGACCCCATATAGGCGAAAGATTCCGGTGAAGGCTTATGTTTTTGCTTTATTCAATGAGAATTTGAAACCTGGAGGAACCTCCGAGAGGAACTTTGGATTGTTTAAAGCAGATGGAAGCATTGCATATGATATTGGCTTCACTGGGCTAAAGTCTTCTTCAGCAGCATCGTCTCTGCTCTCTTTCAAG GGAATTGGATCATCATACATGCTGGTTTTTGCAAGCTGTGCTGCAATTCTGCTGCTGATTTTTTGA